A window from Chitinophaga filiformis encodes these proteins:
- a CDS encoding SRPBCC domain-containing protein, with protein sequence MNVNLAFDFSVDKENKTITVKREFDAAVALVWDAYTKSELLDQWWAPKPWKARTKTMDFREGGYWHYAMVGPEGEEHWALANYVQIQPQKAFTGLDAFADAEGNVNKQLPQSKWEISFIEKGQLTLVQIHISYDDLAQLETTIQMGFREGLSMAMEGLDELLPSLKK encoded by the coding sequence ATGAACGTCAACTTAGCCTTTGATTTTTCCGTTGATAAGGAAAACAAGACAATCACTGTAAAAAGGGAATTTGATGCAGCAGTTGCTTTGGTATGGGACGCCTACACCAAAAGCGAGCTCCTTGACCAGTGGTGGGCGCCAAAACCCTGGAAAGCAAGGACCAAAACCATGGACTTCAGAGAAGGTGGATACTGGCATTATGCCATGGTAGGCCCGGAAGGTGAAGAACACTGGGCACTGGCTAACTACGTGCAGATACAACCGCAAAAAGCTTTTACCGGACTTGATGCCTTTGCTGATGCAGAAGGCAATGTAAATAAACAGCTGCCACAGTCTAAATGGGAGATCTCTTTCATTGAGAAAGGACAGCTTACCCTTGTACAGATACATATCTCCTACGATGACCTGGCTCAGCTGGAAACAACTATCCAGATGGGCTTCAGAGAAGGTTTGTCAATGGCTATGGAAGGTCTGGACGAATTGTTGCCTTCATTAAAAAAATAA
- a CDS encoding nucleotide sugar dehydrogenase, with amino-acid sequence MNNVVEEINQVQIAAETEIVVAQRSIAIIGLGYVGLPLAIEFGKHYNVMGFDINQERIAELSEGHDRTKEADMEELLEAMNMKKKSGKSRKGLGFSFNKEELKDYNTFIVTVPTPIDQFKAPDLKPLLKASEMIGAALKPGDIVIYESTVYPGCTEEDCVPVLERVSGLKYNKDFFVGYSPERINPGDKVNTLTKIKKVTSGSTPEIATIVDDLYSSIIKAGTHKAPSIKVAEASKAIENAQRDLNISFVNELALIFDKIGIDTNDVIEAAGTKWNFLKYKPGLVGGHCIGVDPYYLAHKAESLGYHPQVILSGRRVNDTMGQFVANKVVKLMIEKDHKIKGSKALILGITFKENCPDVRNTRVVDIYHELEQFGLDVDIYDPWANEEAVYHEYGVDIIKQLSNSVVYDAIIVAVAHQEFLELDYKKIIRNNGVIFDTKACLNRDLVDARL; translated from the coding sequence ATGAACAATGTGGTCGAAGAAATTAATCAGGTTCAGATAGCTGCAGAGACAGAAATCGTTGTAGCGCAACGCAGCATCGCGATAATAGGCTTAGGATATGTTGGATTACCCCTGGCCATTGAATTCGGGAAACATTACAATGTGATGGGTTTCGACATCAACCAGGAACGCATTGCAGAATTGAGCGAGGGGCATGACCGCACAAAGGAAGCGGATATGGAAGAGTTGCTGGAAGCAATGAACATGAAGAAGAAAAGCGGTAAGTCCCGTAAAGGATTGGGTTTTTCTTTTAACAAAGAAGAACTGAAAGACTACAATACATTCATCGTGACGGTGCCTACGCCGATCGACCAGTTTAAGGCGCCTGACCTGAAGCCCCTGCTAAAGGCTTCAGAAATGATCGGAGCAGCCCTGAAACCGGGCGATATCGTGATCTATGAATCCACCGTATACCCCGGCTGTACAGAAGAGGATTGTGTGCCTGTACTGGAAAGAGTGTCGGGCCTGAAGTATAATAAAGATTTCTTCGTTGGTTATTCCCCTGAAAGGATCAATCCCGGCGATAAGGTGAATACACTCACCAAAATAAAGAAGGTCACCAGCGGTTCCACGCCGGAGATAGCCACCATCGTGGACGATCTCTACAGCTCCATCATTAAGGCCGGCACGCATAAAGCGCCGAGCATCAAGGTGGCGGAAGCATCCAAGGCTATTGAGAATGCACAGCGTGACCTGAACATCTCATTCGTGAATGAACTGGCCCTGATCTTCGATAAGATAGGTATAGATACCAACGATGTTATTGAAGCAGCAGGTACCAAATGGAATTTCCTGAAGTATAAACCAGGACTGGTAGGTGGTCACTGTATCGGTGTGGATCCTTATTACCTGGCGCATAAGGCGGAATCACTGGGATATCATCCACAGGTGATCCTGTCGGGAAGAAGGGTAAATGATACCATGGGACAGTTTGTAGCCAACAAGGTAGTGAAACTGATGATCGAAAAGGATCATAAAATAAAAGGCTCCAAAGCCCTGATACTGGGTATCACCTTCAAGGAGAATTGTCCTGATGTAAGGAATACAAGAGTAGTGGACATCTACCATGAACTGGAGCAGTTCGGACTGGATGTGGACATATATGACCCCTGGGCAAATGAAGAAGCGGTGTACCATGAATACGGCGTGGATATCATCAAGCAGTTAAGCAATTCTGTTGTGTATGATGCCATCATCGTAGCAGTAGCCCACCAGGAATTCCTGGAACTGGACTATAAAAAGATAATCCGAAATAACGGTGTCATTTTCGATACCAAAGCCTGTCTTAACAGGGATCTTGTGGATGCAAGGTTGTAA
- a CDS encoding GntR family transcriptional regulator, which translates to MKGLQIDTSSKVPVYMQIVDSIMVAVRDGMLTRDQQIPSINELSEQYLLSRGTVEKAYKELRDKKVIISVKGKGYFINRTDVVIPLRILLIFNKISNYKKQVYNSFVKALGDNVFVDLHIHHHSVPLFENLINNHLGDYDYYVIMPHFYEQPGKVLEILRKIPAEQLILLDKDLQELKGNYGTVYQNFEKDIYEALHEALPVLKKYDNLVFVNPGITPYPIEIEKGFRYFCRMQDFNFSVIEGIEMHTPVTKGQAYVIIEETDLVNLVKICRNEQLTIGKDVGIVSYNETLLKEILLDGITVISTDHEQMGAAAARMITEKKQARIKNPFKLILRNSL; encoded by the coding sequence ATGAAAGGCTTGCAAATAGATACCAGTAGCAAAGTTCCCGTATATATGCAGATTGTGGATTCCATTATGGTGGCAGTCCGCGATGGAATGCTGACCCGCGACCAGCAGATCCCTTCCATCAATGAGCTGAGCGAACAATATCTGCTTTCACGGGGCACGGTAGAGAAGGCGTATAAAGAACTGCGGGATAAAAAGGTTATTATATCAGTAAAAGGCAAAGGATATTTCATTAACAGGACAGACGTAGTCATTCCCCTCCGGATATTATTGATCTTCAACAAGATCAGTAACTATAAAAAACAGGTGTATAATTCCTTTGTAAAGGCCCTGGGAGACAATGTATTTGTAGATCTTCATATTCATCACCATAGTGTTCCTTTGTTCGAAAACCTGATCAACAATCATCTCGGAGATTATGATTACTATGTGATCATGCCGCATTTTTACGAACAACCTGGGAAAGTATTGGAAATACTGCGGAAGATACCCGCTGAGCAATTAATCCTGCTCGATAAAGACCTGCAGGAACTAAAGGGCAATTACGGAACGGTATATCAGAATTTTGAAAAGGATATATATGAAGCACTGCATGAAGCACTACCCGTGTTGAAAAAATACGATAACCTGGTATTTGTAAACCCGGGCATTACTCCTTACCCGATAGAGATCGAAAAAGGCTTCCGGTACTTCTGTCGTATGCAGGACTTTAATTTTTCAGTCATTGAAGGTATAGAAATGCATACGCCCGTTACTAAAGGACAAGCCTATGTGATTATAGAAGAAACTGACCTGGTGAACCTGGTGAAGATATGCAGGAATGAACAGCTCACCATTGGAAAAGACGTAGGCATAGTTTCATATAATGAAACCCTGTTAAAAGAAATATTACTCGATGGTATTACAGTAATATCAACCGATCATGAGCAGATGGGCGCCGCCGCTGCACGAATGATCACTGAGAAAAAACAGGCACGGATCAAAAATCCCTTTAAATTAATTCTAAGGAATTCTTTGTAA
- a CDS encoding GumC family protein, with protein sequence MSGTNHINGAVNNKIEAELLPDNTLDVQNIVEKLRNRWYWFVICLLLTGTLAWVYLRYSTARYNINAKILVKDDKKGGDIQGQEILDQLGVFNTKSNVDNEVEILKSRSIIEKVVRDLKLNVTYVVEGHLKKAEVLDVPFTASWLYLKDTLKNVQYVLKPLDETKFRFNTSHREKTLNWGDTIQLEEGVLRVTRNKQVELVGEEYLINVTSFDNAVAAYQQKINVEIPNKQVSVINLSIESTIPRKGEIILNKLIEKYLQASVEDKNRIVDSTIAFVDNRLMLVSSELSGVEKQIQQFKQENDLADLEEQSKVLVSGTEDLNKQLTEQEVRLSIVESIEQYIKDQNNSKRIVPSSLVVQDPTFLAIVEKYNAMQLDRQRSLMTTTETNPFIKNIDEQLASLRADLSANIASLKSGIVIAINQLKTRMGGISSQIKQVPGKERVFLDFSRQQAVKQELYLFLLKKREESAISKSSNLAIARIIDPAKSDSAPFAPKRTMIYLFALVAGLAIPAVALYLKDLFNRRIGSREDIVHNTTVPILAEVGHSDHKELVVVRKGSVAPVVEQFRAIRTNLQFILGDKGQVILLTSSMSGEGKSFVATNIASVLALSGKSVVLMEMDLRKPKISEQLGLVNQYGFSTYVIGKSTVDELIKPSGFHENCYIVSSGPIPPNPAELLLLPATEKLFRELRQRFDYVIVDTAPVGLVTDAQLLGRFADATLYLVRQGYTFKQQLLLSRDLHVNGKLPKMNIIVNDVKIGSGYGYGYGYGYGYGYGYGYSDTVRPTNGLISKVKRSLAKK encoded by the coding sequence ATGAGTGGTACGAATCACATTAACGGTGCGGTAAATAACAAGATAGAAGCGGAGCTTTTACCTGACAATACGCTTGATGTACAAAACATCGTAGAAAAGCTGCGCAACAGGTGGTATTGGTTTGTAATATGCCTGTTACTGACTGGTACGCTTGCATGGGTGTATCTGAGATATTCAACCGCGAGGTATAATATCAATGCCAAGATCCTGGTGAAAGACGACAAGAAGGGCGGCGACATCCAGGGCCAGGAAATACTGGATCAGCTGGGGGTGTTCAACACCAAAAGTAACGTCGATAATGAAGTGGAGATCCTGAAATCAAGATCTATCATCGAAAAGGTAGTAAGGGATCTGAAGCTGAACGTTACCTATGTAGTGGAGGGGCATCTGAAAAAGGCAGAGGTACTCGATGTGCCCTTCACTGCCAGTTGGTTGTATCTGAAAGACACCCTCAAGAATGTACAGTATGTACTAAAGCCGCTTGATGAAACCAAATTCAGGTTCAATACCAGCCATAGGGAGAAAACCCTGAACTGGGGCGATACCATTCAACTGGAAGAAGGTGTCCTGCGTGTTACGCGGAACAAACAGGTTGAGCTGGTGGGTGAGGAATATCTTATTAACGTTACCTCCTTTGATAATGCTGTGGCCGCCTATCAGCAGAAGATCAACGTTGAAATACCGAACAAACAGGTTAGTGTGATCAATCTCAGCATAGAATCCACCATTCCAAGGAAAGGAGAGATCATCCTGAACAAGCTGATCGAGAAATACCTGCAGGCCAGCGTTGAAGATAAAAACAGGATAGTAGACAGCACGATCGCATTCGTCGATAACCGCCTCATGCTGGTAAGTAGTGAACTGTCCGGCGTTGAAAAACAGATCCAGCAGTTCAAACAGGAAAATGACCTGGCCGACCTCGAGGAACAGTCCAAGGTATTGGTATCCGGTACGGAAGACCTCAACAAGCAACTTACCGAGCAGGAAGTCAGGCTGAGTATTGTAGAGTCTATTGAACAATACATCAAAGACCAGAACAACAGTAAACGTATCGTACCTTCTTCGCTGGTCGTACAGGATCCCACCTTCCTGGCCATCGTCGAGAAATATAATGCCATGCAGTTGGACAGGCAGCGTAGCCTGATGACCACCACAGAAACGAATCCTTTTATAAAGAACATTGACGAGCAGCTGGCCTCCCTGAGGGCCGACCTGAGCGCTAATATTGCCTCACTGAAAAGTGGCATTGTCATAGCCATTAATCAGCTGAAAACCCGTATGGGGGGCATCAGCAGCCAGATCAAACAGGTGCCTGGCAAAGAAAGGGTATTCCTGGACTTCTCAAGGCAACAAGCCGTAAAACAGGAACTGTACCTGTTTCTGCTAAAGAAAAGAGAAGAGTCAGCCATCTCCAAATCATCCAACCTGGCTATCGCCAGGATCATAGATCCGGCTAAGAGTGATTCCGCTCCGTTTGCTCCCAAGCGGACCATGATCTACCTGTTTGCCCTGGTGGCCGGCCTGGCAATTCCGGCAGTTGCATTATATCTCAAAGATCTGTTCAACCGCAGAATAGGAAGCAGGGAAGATATTGTTCACAATACAACTGTGCCTATTCTGGCTGAAGTAGGTCACTCAGATCATAAGGAACTGGTTGTAGTGCGGAAAGGCTCTGTTGCACCCGTGGTGGAACAGTTCAGGGCTATCAGGACAAACCTCCAGTTTATACTGGGCGACAAAGGACAGGTGATCCTGCTGACTTCCAGTATGAGTGGCGAGGGTAAATCTTTCGTGGCTACCAACATAGCCTCTGTACTGGCGCTGTCCGGCAAGTCGGTTGTACTCATGGAAATGGACCTTCGTAAACCGAAGATCTCTGAACAACTGGGATTGGTGAACCAGTACGGGTTCAGCACCTATGTGATCGGTAAATCAACGGTAGATGAGCTGATCAAACCTTCCGGGTTTCACGAGAACTGTTACATCGTTTCCTCTGGCCCTATTCCGCCTAATCCAGCGGAATTGCTCCTGCTGCCTGCTACAGAAAAATTGTTCCGCGAGCTGAGACAGCGTTTTGATTATGTCATTGTAGATACCGCGCCTGTGGGCCTTGTAACAGATGCGCAGCTGCTGGGACGCTTTGCCGATGCAACGCTTTACCTGGTAAGACAGGGATACACGTTCAAGCAACAGCTGCTGCTCTCCAGGGATCTGCATGTCAATGGTAAACTGCCTAAGATGAACATCATTGTGAATGATGTGAAGATCGGCAGTGGTTACGGTTATGGATATGGTTACGGATATGGTTATGGTTACGGTTACGGATATTCGGATACAGTACGGCCTACCAATGGATTAATATCAAAGGTGAAACGCTCGCTGGCAAAGAAATAA
- a CDS encoding polysaccharide biosynthesis/export family protein has protein sequence MSLYFTSCSSPKNIAYFKDIPDSVKKTAIDQAAFTTPPIQPDDILQVSIQTLDPSATALLNQQNTATWPIDGNPLGAGNSPSSPGSSISGYLVDKDGYVVLPLIGKVFVKGKTTDMVRDEVRAKAAEYYKDPVVNVRFVNFKITVLGEVTKPSSYVMPNEKVTLLDALGMAGDLTIYGRRENILLIRDAGAKKEFIRFNINDSKMFTSPYFYLRQGDVIYVEPNKTKVASTDVAKTRNFTIAVSLLSLLVVLATRIKL, from the coding sequence ATGTCTCTATATTTTACATCCTGTTCCAGCCCGAAGAACATCGCCTATTTCAAAGATATTCCTGATTCCGTAAAAAAGACAGCCATCGATCAGGCTGCTTTTACTACCCCGCCCATACAGCCTGACGATATCTTACAGGTAAGCATACAAACACTCGATCCTTCTGCTACAGCTTTGCTGAACCAGCAAAATACCGCTACCTGGCCTATCGACGGGAATCCCCTGGGGGCCGGCAATTCACCATCTTCTCCCGGTTCTTCCATCAGCGGATACCTGGTTGACAAAGACGGGTATGTAGTGCTGCCGCTCATCGGGAAGGTGTTCGTAAAAGGAAAGACCACCGACATGGTGCGCGATGAGGTCAGGGCAAAAGCTGCTGAATATTACAAAGACCCTGTAGTAAACGTCCGCTTTGTCAATTTTAAGATCACGGTATTGGGTGAGGTAACAAAACCTTCCTCTTATGTCATGCCGAATGAGAAAGTAACATTGCTGGATGCGCTGGGTATGGCAGGCGATCTTACCATTTATGGCAGAAGGGAGAACATCCTGCTGATAAGAGATGCGGGCGCCAAAAAAGAATTCATACGTTTTAATATCAACGATAGTAAAATGTTTACTTCCCCCTATTTCTATTTACGCCAGGGAGATGTTATATACGTAGAACCGAACAAGACTAAAGTTGCGTCTACAGATGTTGCAAAAACAAGGAATTTCACCATCGCCGTGTCTCTGTTGTCTTTATTAGTTGTGCTTGCAACCAGAATTAAATTATAA
- a CDS encoding ArsR/SmtB family transcription factor: MRRDVFQAIADPTRRAIILLIASQAMTPNTIAEHFNTTRQAVSKHLRILAECQLVKQEQSGREIYYQLNGDKMKEIDKWLDQFRKIWESRFNELDKLLLTLKNDKK, translated from the coding sequence ATGAGGAGAGATGTTTTTCAAGCCATCGCAGATCCGACAAGACGAGCTATTATATTATTGATCGCATCGCAGGCGATGACACCCAATACTATAGCAGAGCATTTTAACACCACCCGGCAGGCGGTGTCCAAACATCTGCGCATCCTGGCAGAATGCCAGCTGGTAAAGCAGGAACAGTCGGGCAGGGAAATTTATTATCAGTTAAACGGTGACAAAATGAAAGAGATCGACAAATGGCTCGACCAATTCCGGAAAATATGGGAGAGCCGTTTTAACGAGCTCGATAAATTATTACTAACACTTAAAAATGATAAAAAATGA
- the wecB gene encoding non-hydrolyzing UDP-N-acetylglucosamine 2-epimerase — MRKKKVLVVFGTRPEAIKMAPLVKRLMSHPEQFEVIVCVTGQHREMLDQVLKIFDITPDYDLNIMKQGQDLTDVTVRVLQGMRDVLSEVTPDIVLVHGDTTTSTAAALAAFYRQIPVAHVEAGLRTHNIYSPWPEEMNRNLTGRLASCHFAPTETARQNLLREGVPDERIHVTGNTVIDALYLVLDRVLTDEQLKQETECELAKMGISRELINEWQLKDGSAGRRMILITGHRRENFGDGFLNICSAIRELAEKHKNVDFIYPVHLNPNVRKPVADVLLNEQLPNVFIIEPLEYLPFIYLMNRSYLILTDSGGIQEEAPGLGKPVLVMRHTTERPEAVAAGTVSLVGTDKTKIYEYVDSLLTNRQAYESMSNAVNPYGDGRSCERIVAHINELEAI, encoded by the coding sequence ATGAGGAAAAAAAAAGTACTGGTTGTTTTTGGCACGAGACCGGAAGCCATAAAAATGGCTCCATTGGTAAAAAGATTGATGAGCCATCCGGAGCAATTTGAAGTGATTGTATGTGTGACAGGACAGCATCGTGAGATGCTTGACCAGGTGCTGAAGATCTTTGATATCACACCGGATTATGATCTGAATATTATGAAGCAGGGGCAGGACCTGACAGATGTAACCGTCAGGGTGCTGCAAGGTATGAGAGATGTACTGAGTGAGGTGACGCCCGATATTGTGCTGGTACACGGCGATACAACAACATCCACCGCTGCCGCACTGGCGGCCTTTTACAGGCAGATCCCGGTGGCGCATGTGGAGGCCGGACTGAGAACGCATAATATCTACAGTCCATGGCCGGAAGAAATGAACCGCAACCTCACAGGGCGCCTGGCCAGCTGTCATTTCGCACCAACGGAAACCGCCAGGCAGAACCTCCTGCGGGAAGGGGTGCCCGATGAAAGGATACATGTGACCGGCAATACGGTGATCGATGCACTTTACCTGGTGCTGGACAGGGTGCTGACAGATGAACAGTTAAAACAGGAGACAGAGTGCGAGCTGGCGAAGATGGGCATCTCACGCGAGCTGATCAATGAATGGCAACTGAAAGATGGTAGCGCGGGCCGGCGGATGATACTGATAACAGGGCACCGCCGAGAGAATTTCGGTGACGGATTCCTGAATATCTGCAGTGCTATCAGAGAGCTGGCAGAGAAGCATAAGAACGTAGACTTTATTTACCCGGTACATCTTAATCCGAACGTAAGAAAGCCGGTAGCAGATGTACTACTGAATGAACAGTTACCGAATGTGTTCATTATAGAGCCGCTGGAATACCTGCCTTTTATCTACCTGATGAACCGCAGTTATCTTATTCTCACCGATAGCGGAGGCATCCAGGAAGAGGCGCCGGGACTGGGTAAACCGGTACTGGTGATGAGGCATACCACTGAAAGGCCGGAAGCGGTGGCAGCGGGAACAGTGTCACTTGTAGGTACAGACAAAACAAAAATATACGAGTACGTTGATAGTCTTCTTACCAACCGCCAGGCATACGAAAGTATGTCGAATGCGGTAAACCCTTACGGGGATGGAAGATCGTGCGAGAGGATAGTAGCGCACATAAATGAACTGGAAGCAATATGA
- a CDS encoding polysaccharide biosynthesis protein, whose protein sequence is MSLSFLLRLNFDLEDFGRYPMQDIVLVVVSVNLLLSLLFRTYTGIVRYTSMADIGRISCVSLISAVIYYYINVAAVTYTAENMIPLSVITINFFINTFFLLSYRLFVKWAFRYYSRYGGINKTKAVIYNAGHSGLMVRKAISEDQTGNIRVSGFLDDKLTRAGKRLDGLPIFATSRSSLERLMKQEKVRLLIVAEEAPDAQVLNDLVDNCIALNIKVQKVLPVHKWINAEWSPAKLQDIKIEDLLDRSVISINNEQVSREARGKAILVTGAAGSIGSELVRQLVKLEPAVVVMCDKAESPLHELELEMAEMAPNTPVVPYIANICDRIRMQQLFEVYEPSVVYHAAAYKHVPMMEKNPSVAVLNNVMGTKMLAELSVEFGVEKFVMISTDKAVNPTNIMGASKRIAEIFIQSYNNHVNRQYKKSGPVYGMPPTRFITTRFGNVLGSNGSVIPRFKQQLEKGGPLTVTHPDITRYFMTIPEACQLVLEAGAMGQGGEIFVFDMGQPVKIADLANKMIRMSGREPGKDIQVVFTGLRPGEKLFEELLNNAENTLSTYHEKIMIARVREYDFVEVNEHVEKLIASAQKHYITPTVVLMKQLVPEFISKNSAYEQLDKDKIKL, encoded by the coding sequence ATGAGCTTGTCTTTTTTACTCAGGCTTAACTTCGACCTCGAAGACTTTGGTCGATACCCCATGCAGGATATTGTATTGGTTGTTGTGAGTGTGAATTTATTACTGTCGTTATTGTTTCGTACTTACACAGGCATTGTGAGGTATACGAGTATGGCCGATATAGGACGCATATCATGTGTGAGTCTTATCAGTGCTGTTATCTATTATTATATCAATGTTGCTGCCGTTACATACACGGCAGAGAACATGATCCCACTATCCGTTATCACTATCAACTTCTTCATCAATACCTTCTTCCTGTTGTCTTACAGGCTTTTTGTAAAATGGGCTTTCCGTTATTACAGCAGGTATGGCGGCATCAACAAAACCAAAGCTGTTATATATAACGCAGGCCATTCCGGGCTGATGGTGCGGAAGGCTATCAGCGAAGATCAGACAGGAAATATCCGTGTCAGCGGCTTCCTGGACGACAAGCTTACCCGCGCGGGTAAACGATTGGACGGACTGCCTATATTCGCCACTTCCAGGAGCTCGCTCGAGCGACTGATGAAACAGGAGAAGGTCAGGTTGCTCATCGTTGCAGAAGAAGCACCCGATGCACAGGTACTCAACGACCTTGTTGATAATTGCATTGCACTGAACATTAAAGTACAGAAGGTATTACCCGTTCATAAATGGATCAACGCTGAATGGAGCCCTGCCAAATTGCAGGATATAAAGATCGAAGACCTGCTGGACAGATCTGTGATCAGCATCAATAATGAACAGGTTAGCCGTGAAGCAAGAGGTAAAGCGATCCTCGTTACAGGCGCTGCCGGTTCTATTGGTAGTGAGCTGGTAAGACAGCTGGTGAAGCTTGAACCTGCTGTGGTCGTAATGTGCGATAAAGCAGAATCACCCTTACACGAACTGGAACTGGAAATGGCAGAAATGGCGCCGAATACGCCCGTAGTGCCTTATATCGCAAATATCTGTGACCGCATCCGTATGCAGCAGTTATTTGAGGTGTATGAACCTTCTGTGGTGTATCATGCTGCTGCCTATAAACACGTGCCCATGATGGAAAAGAACCCCTCTGTGGCCGTGCTGAACAATGTAATGGGCACGAAGATGCTGGCAGAGCTGTCAGTAGAATTTGGGGTGGAGAAATTTGTAATGATCTCTACCGACAAAGCTGTGAACCCTACCAATATCATGGGCGCTTCCAAACGCATAGCCGAGATATTTATACAATCCTACAATAACCATGTTAACCGTCAATATAAAAAGTCAGGTCCCGTATATGGTATGCCGCCTACACGGTTTATTACAACGAGGTTTGGCAATGTATTAGGATCTAACGGATCCGTTATACCGCGATTTAAACAGCAACTGGAAAAAGGAGGTCCGCTGACTGTTACACATCCGGATATCACCCGTTACTTCATGACCATTCCCGAAGCATGTCAGCTGGTGCTGGAAGCAGGGGCAATGGGACAAGGTGGCGAGATATTTGTGTTTGATATGGGACAGCCGGTGAAAATTGCAGATCTGGCCAATAAGATGATCCGCATGAGCGGGAGAGAGCCTGGCAAAGATATACAGGTCGTGTTTACAGGATTACGCCCGGGGGAAAAACTATTCGAAGAACTATTGAACAATGCAGAAAATACACTCAGTACCTATCATGAGAAAATCATGATAGCCCGCGTTCGTGAATATGATTTTGTTGAAGTGAATGAACATGTTGAAAAGCTGATCGCTTCTGCCCAGAAGCATTACATTACCCCTACAGTAGTTCTCATGAAGCAACTGGTACCGGAATTTATCAGTAAGAATTCTGCATACGAACAACTGGATAAGGACAAAATTAAACTATAG